Proteins encoded in a region of the Armatimonadota bacterium genome:
- a CDS encoding TRAP transporter permease has product MSTTEALAGPPPVEQLLREVEPEFNYRQLTGGFAAVVSVIAGAMSLFHLYTARFGTFEAIRQRSAHLAFVVALIFLLYPARRRDAGQRRFGVADILTAAGAAAVMLYLFVNAQALALRSGRLTTVDLVVGVLGILVILEAGRRVIAGIPYIAAVMLVYPFVAPYLPGLLGAPRVSLQRVVDHMFFTTEGIFGIPIGVSATFVFLFVLLGAFLERTGLGQLFVDVAMALAGWMTGGPAKVSVLSSAFIGTVSGSSVANVVTDGVFNIPLMKKLGYAPKFAAGVEAATSVGGQLMPPVMGAAAFVMAEFMGVPYLTVVKAAALPAILYFLAVGVMIHFEAKRLGLQGLPRSELPSVRRILISRWYLVAPLVFVVGFLLEGYTPMTAAFWGIVTSAGVHVITVVLDGVRGRRPASAMVVRWMTEMWGTLVYGARNAIAVATACAAVGLIIGVVTLTGIGLKFVSLTVALGQHSIFLTLVLVALACIIIGSGIPTTATYIILAAIAAPALAQLGVPLIAGHLFILYFGMIADLTPPEALAAYAAAGIARTDPFPAALVATRIALGGILIPFAFVYSPVLLLVEATFADALVASATAVVGTLALAGGAAGYFLGAATVPERVMLLIAAVALIFHNILWDVVGFGLIAVTLALQRYRAVRLGSQAAEEVQGR; this is encoded by the coding sequence GTGTCTACCACTGAGGCGCTTGCAGGTCCGCCGCCGGTCGAGCAGCTTCTCCGCGAGGTCGAGCCTGAATTCAACTACCGCCAGCTGACCGGCGGCTTCGCCGCGGTCGTCTCCGTCATCGCCGGCGCGATGTCGCTCTTCCACCTCTACACCGCCCGCTTCGGGACCTTCGAGGCCATCCGCCAGCGCTCGGCGCACCTGGCCTTCGTCGTCGCCCTGATCTTTCTGCTCTATCCGGCCCGGCGCCGGGATGCGGGACAGCGCCGGTTCGGCGTGGCGGACATCCTCACGGCCGCCGGCGCGGCGGCGGTCATGCTGTACCTCTTCGTCAACGCGCAGGCCCTGGCGCTGCGCTCCGGCCGGCTGACGACGGTGGACCTCGTCGTCGGGGTCCTGGGGATCCTCGTCATCCTCGAGGCCGGCCGCCGGGTCATCGCCGGAATCCCCTATATTGCGGCGGTCATGCTGGTCTACCCCTTCGTCGCCCCCTATCTCCCGGGCCTGCTGGGCGCCCCGCGGGTCTCCCTCCAGCGCGTCGTGGATCACATGTTCTTCACCACGGAGGGGATCTTCGGCATCCCCATCGGGGTCTCGGCCACCTTCGTCTTCCTCTTCGTCCTGCTGGGCGCGTTCCTGGAGCGGACCGGGTTGGGGCAGCTCTTCGTGGACGTCGCCATGGCCCTGGCGGGGTGGATGACGGGCGGGCCGGCCAAAGTTTCAGTGCTCAGCAGCGCCTTCATCGGCACGGTCTCCGGAAGCTCGGTGGCCAACGTGGTCACCGACGGCGTCTTCAACATCCCGCTGATGAAGAAGCTCGGCTATGCCCCCAAGTTCGCCGCGGGCGTCGAGGCGGCCACCTCGGTCGGCGGCCAGCTCATGCCGCCGGTGATGGGCGCCGCGGCCTTCGTCATGGCGGAGTTCATGGGCGTGCCCTACCTCACCGTGGTCAAGGCGGCGGCACTGCCGGCCATCCTCTACTTTCTGGCCGTGGGCGTGATGATCCACTTCGAGGCGAAGCGTCTCGGCCTGCAGGGCCTGCCCCGCAGCGAGCTGCCCTCCGTGCGGAGGATCCTGATCAGCCGCTGGTATCTCGTCGCCCCGCTGGTGTTCGTCGTCGGCTTTCTGCTGGAAGGATACACACCGATGACGGCCGCCTTCTGGGGCATCGTCACCTCTGCCGGGGTACACGTGATCACCGTGGTCCTGGACGGGGTGCGGGGACGGCGGCCGGCCTCGGCGATGGTCGTCCGCTGGATGACCGAGATGTGGGGCACGCTGGTCTACGGCGCGCGGAACGCCATCGCTGTGGCCACGGCCTGCGCCGCGGTCGGTCTGATCATCGGCGTCGTCACCCTCACCGGGATCGGTCTGAAGTTCGTCAGCCTGACGGTGGCCCTGGGCCAGCACAGCATCTTCCTCACCCTCGTCCTCGTGGCCCTGGCCTGCATCATCATCGGATCGGGCATCCCTACCACAGCCACCTACATCATTCTGGCGGCGATCGCCGCGCCGGCCCTGGCCCAGCTCGGTGTCCCGCTCATCGCCGGGCATCTGTTCATCCTGTACTTCGGGATGATCGCGGACCTCACGCCGCCGGAGGCCCTGGCCGCGTACGCCGCGGCCGGGATCGCCAGGACCGACCCCTTCCCCGCGGCGCTGGTGGCGACGCGGATCGCGCTGGGGGGCATCCTGATCCCCTTCGCCTTCGTCTACTCCCCGGTGCTGCTGCTGGTGGAGGCGACGTTTGCCGACGCCCTCGTGGCGTCGGCCACCGCGGTGGTGGGCACCTTGGCCCTGGCCGGAGGCGCCGCCGGGTACTTTCTCGGCGCGGCCACGGTGCCGGAACGGGTCATGCTCCTGATCGCGGCCGTGGCCCTGATCTTCCACAACATCCTCTGGGATGTGGTCGGGTTCGGACTCATTGCGGTCACGCTGGCGCTGCAGCGGTACCGCGCCGTACGGCTGGGCAGTCAGGCAGCAGAGGAGGTGCAGGGACGATGA
- a CDS encoding CAP domain-containing protein: protein MRRWRVAGLLVVLLAVGPVPSHLPSPALASGGPAAAVVSLPHRVPAAIAREDLEQAALRLLNAERALAGLSSLVPDAGIRTAARRHGRELFASGVLSHRSRDGRWPAQRLRALGIRTTVVGENLAYAADVAEAHRMLMASTDHRRNILSARYRRVGLAVLDGGTFGIVVVQDFSD from the coding sequence GTGCGCCGGTGGCGGGTTGCGGGGCTGCTGGTCGTCTTGCTGGCCGTGGGGCCGGTCCCTTCGCATCTTCCGTCGCCTGCGCTCGCCTCCGGCGGGCCGGCCGCTGCGGTCGTCAGCCTGCCCCACCGCGTTCCCGCCGCGATCGCCAGAGAAGATCTCGAACAGGCCGCCCTGCGGCTGCTCAATGCCGAGCGGGCCCTTGCCGGCCTGTCCTCCCTTGTCCCGGACGCCGGCATCCGAACCGCCGCGCGCCGGCACGGCAGGGAACTCTTTGCCTCCGGGGTCCTCTCCCACCGGTCGCGGGACGGACGGTGGCCCGCTCAGCGCCTCAGAGCCCTGGGAATCCGGACCACCGTCGTCGGGGAAAACCTGGCCTACGCCGCCGACGTCGCCGAGGCACACCGGATGCTCATGGCGAGCACCGACCACCGCCGCAACATTCTCTCCGCCCGGTACCGCAGGGTCGGCCTGGCCGTGCTGGACGGCGGCACCTTCGGCATCGTCGTCGTGCAGGACTTCTCGGACTGA
- a CDS encoding class E sortase, with protein sequence MTRPRLLGTLSAVLVAAGIGCIAVPLVWSLHTARSVAPAQAEALAAWEDVVREGLAAEGETSHPAAAASGLRETSRAAPLWLSIPRLRLTRLIPEGASAGHLRRFGAGRISWTSLPDGPGIVGIAGHRTTYGAPFFRLGVLRTGDRIVLAYRGRTYEYTVTQRRIVRPDEVDVLRSATGERMVALVTCTPFYSAKYRLVVFARLQAVSFSPLPP encoded by the coding sequence GTGACTCGACCCCGGCTCCTGGGAACCCTCTCGGCCGTCCTCGTCGCCGCGGGCATCGGGTGCATCGCCGTGCCGCTGGTATGGAGCCTTCATACCGCCAGAAGTGTTGCGCCTGCTCAGGCCGAGGCGCTCGCGGCGTGGGAGGACGTTGTCCGGGAGGGGTTGGCGGCGGAAGGTGAGACGTCTCATCCGGCTGCCGCCGCCTCCGGCCTGAGGGAGACATCCCGGGCCGCGCCGCTGTGGCTCTCCATCCCCCGGCTCCGACTGACCCGCCTCATCCCCGAGGGGGCGTCTGCGGGGCACCTGCGGCGGTTCGGCGCCGGGCGGATCAGCTGGACGTCCCTGCCCGACGGACCCGGCATCGTAGGCATCGCCGGACACCGCACCACCTACGGGGCGCCGTTCTTCCGCCTGGGAGTTCTGCGAACGGGCGACCGCATCGTCCTGGCCTACCGCGGGCGTACCTACGAATACACGGTCACGCAGCGACGGATCGTCCGGCCCGACGAGGTCGATGTGCTTCGGTCCGCCACCGGCGAGCGCATGGTCGCCCTGGTCACCTGCACCCCGTTCTACAGCGCGAAGTATCGCCTGGTCGTCTTCGCCAGGCTGCAGGCCGTGTCTTTTTCGCCGCTGCCTCCGTGA
- a CDS encoding acetamidase/formamidase family protein — translation MGRTHFLPSEKVHYAWNNRLAPALEINPGDTVVFDLREVTDNQITPTSTAAALTTIDWSRVYPLGGPVFVKGAQPGDTLEVEILDLHPKGWGWTGVIPGFGLLQEEFTTPYLHIWDLSAGDHTTMHENIRVPLDPFCGTMGVAPAESGEIPVMPPGVFGGNMDIRHLHRGSRLLLPVQVEGALFSCGDCHAAQGDGEVCVTGIEAPMHVALRFWVRKDRPIPEPQFITPGPLTGKYDEKGYYATTGIAPDLMEAARKAVRHMIGYLTTRYSLTPEDAYVLCSVAVDLKISEVVDKPNWIVTAYAPLSMFAT, via the coding sequence ATGGGCCGGACGCATTTTCTGCCTTCCGAGAAGGTGCACTACGCCTGGAACAACAGGCTCGCTCCCGCCCTTGAGATCAACCCCGGCGACACTGTGGTCTTTGACCTGCGCGAGGTCACCGACAACCAGATCACGCCGACCTCAACCGCCGCCGCCCTGACGACCATCGACTGGAGCCGGGTGTACCCCTTGGGCGGGCCGGTGTTCGTGAAGGGGGCGCAGCCCGGCGACACCCTGGAGGTGGAGATCCTCGACCTGCACCCGAAGGGCTGGGGCTGGACCGGCGTCATTCCCGGGTTTGGCCTGCTCCAGGAGGAGTTCACGACGCCCTATCTGCACATCTGGGACCTGTCGGCCGGCGATCACACGACGATGCACGAGAACATCCGCGTGCCGCTGGACCCCTTCTGCGGGACGATGGGCGTGGCCCCGGCCGAGAGCGGCGAGATCCCGGTCATGCCCCCGGGGGTCTTCGGCGGCAACATGGATATCCGGCATCTGCACCGGGGAAGTCGGCTGCTCCTGCCGGTCCAGGTGGAAGGCGCCCTCTTTTCCTGTGGAGACTGTCACGCCGCCCAGGGAGACGGCGAAGTGTGCGTGACGGGCATCGAGGCCCCGATGCACGTGGCTCTGCGTTTCTGGGTGCGCAAGGATCGGCCTATTCCCGAGCCTCAGTTCATCACACCGGGACCGCTCACCGGCAAGTACGACGAGAAGGGCTACTACGCCACGACCGGCATCGCCCCCGACCTGATGGAGGCGGCGCGCAAGGCCGTCCGTCACATGATCGGCTACCTGACGACACGTTACAGCCTGACGCCCGAAGACGCCTATGTGCTCTGCAGCGTCGCCGTGGACCTGAAGATCAGCGAGGTGGTGGACAAGCCCAACTGGATCGTCACGGCCTACGCGCCGCTCTCCATGTTCGCCACGTAA
- a CDS encoding prenyltransferase, with the protein MAAERTIARGPRVWLRAFVGFYPPHDASARDLDPVAKFLFSARSVILVISAQAALIAGLLALAARRFDGVAFLLVLVGFVTAHMISNLSNDYFGHLRGHDTPDSPRMRYTMHPIASGVLDRRTLGMGLTILAAIGTAIVVYFWMTRGGPALAFALAGLALLYLYDAAPRPLKSLGLGEVAAFLVWGPLMVGGGYYVIAGEISADAFLISVPYGLGVMSILMGKHIDQAGFDRSHGHRTLPVVLGDRTARVVNGAVIAGMYVIIAVLILLGRLTPFAAAGFLALPRAVRALSVMARPRPDAPPAGYVGWPLWYHRVCLVHNRLFGWAYIAGLALGALIT; encoded by the coding sequence ATGGCCGCCGAACGGACGATCGCCCGCGGACCGCGTGTCTGGCTGCGGGCCTTTGTGGGTTTCTACCCGCCCCACGACGCCTCGGCACGCGACCTCGATCCCGTCGCCAAGTTCCTGTTTTCCGCGCGCAGCGTGATCCTGGTGATCTCAGCGCAGGCCGCGCTCATCGCCGGCCTGCTGGCGCTGGCCGCGCGCCGGTTCGACGGCGTGGCCTTCCTCCTCGTGCTCGTCGGCTTCGTCACCGCGCATATGATCAGCAACCTGAGCAACGACTACTTCGGGCACCTGCGCGGTCACGACACCCCGGACTCGCCGCGGATGCGCTATACGATGCATCCCATCGCCAGCGGCGTCCTCGACCGCCGCACCCTGGGGATGGGATTGACCATCCTCGCGGCCATCGGGACCGCGATCGTCGTGTACTTCTGGATGACGCGCGGCGGGCCCGCGTTGGCCTTCGCCCTGGCCGGGCTGGCCCTCCTGTACCTGTATGACGCGGCCCCGCGGCCGCTGAAGAGTCTGGGACTGGGAGAGGTGGCGGCGTTTCTGGTCTGGGGGCCGCTCATGGTGGGCGGGGGCTACTACGTGATTGCGGGAGAGATTTCGGCGGACGCCTTTCTGATCTCCGTCCCGTACGGGTTGGGTGTCATGTCTATCCTCATGGGCAAGCACATCGACCAGGCCGGGTTCGACCGGAGCCATGGCCACCGCACGCTGCCCGTCGTGCTCGGGGACCGCACCGCCCGGGTGGTCAACGGCGCGGTCATCGCCGGGATGTACGTCATCATTGCGGTGTTGATCCTCCTCGGACGCCTGACCCCCTTTGCCGCGGCGGGGTTTCTCGCCCTGCCCCGTGCGGTCCGGGCCCTGTCGGTCATGGCCCGCCCGCGTCCCGATGCGCCGCCGGCCGGGTACGTGGGCTGGCCTCTCTGGTACCATCGGGTGTGCCTGGTGCACAACCGGCTGTTCGGCTGGGCCTACATCGCCGGACTGGCGCTCGGCGCGCTGATTACCTGA
- a CDS encoding S-layer homology domain-containing protein yields MGKAVLIVLPLAVIVSVGSAFAQVPPSQFEDVPPWHWAYDAVQKLAENGLLLGYPRDERELALNAVVQVYDAFAHATHSTAQTWAEAFLTHLPPGWPAQLRRSEWTAFQLSGSQVRLDGPRGTVLVQGTVRTRRAAEIRIRLTVTVVRDEAGRWRVDYASLVRGQPDVFR; encoded by the coding sequence ATGGGCAAGGCCGTGTTGATCGTCCTGCCTCTGGCCGTCATCGTCTCCGTCGGGAGCGCCTTCGCCCAGGTTCCGCCCTCTCAATTTGAGGATGTCCCGCCCTGGCACTGGGCGTATGATGCCGTGCAGAAACTTGCGGAGAACGGCCTCCTCCTGGGCTACCCCAGGGACGAGCGGGAGCTGGCGTTGAACGCGGTTGTGCAGGTGTACGATGCCTTCGCCCATGCGACCCACTCCACGGCACAGACCTGGGCCGAAGCGTTTCTTACCCACCTCCCCCCCGGGTGGCCGGCCCAGCTGCGGCGCTCCGAGTGGACCGCCTTCCAGCTCTCGGGATCGCAGGTTCGCCTCGACGGTCCGCGCGGCACCGTCCTGGTGCAAGGCACCGTGCGCACCCGGCGGGCGGCGGAGATCCGTATCCGGCTGACGGTTACGGTGGTGCGGGATGAGGCGGGCCGCTGGCGTGTGGACTACGCCAGCCTGGTTCGCGGGCAGCCGGACGTCTTCAGGTAA
- a CDS encoding SMP-30/gluconolactonase/LRE family protein, which yields MRLRVLSALVFAVTMAFAVSQGSAGPSLPPPMTVSGFQTPESVLYDPTGDVYLVSNINGNPTATDDNGFISRVRPDGRIATLKWIDGAGAAVTLNAPKGMAISGEILYVTDITAIRMFDRRTGAPKGSVAVPGSTFMNDAAAGPDGSVYFTDSGLKPDFSPSGTDAVYRLRNGALSTVAKGAHLKTPNGIAVLPGGRLVVVTFSQGGEIYELTADGRQRPLPNLPKGQLDGVVALQGGVFLVSSWAAAAVYRVTGATAEVLVPNVESPADIGYDSRRDRVLIPLFQKNQVVIQPLR from the coding sequence ATGCGGCTTCGGGTGCTGTCCGCCTTGGTGTTCGCGGTCACGATGGCCTTCGCCGTCTCCCAAGGATCGGCCGGTCCCTCCCTTCCCCCGCCGATGACGGTCAGCGGGTTCCAGACGCCGGAGTCGGTGCTCTACGATCCCACCGGTGACGTCTACCTCGTCTCCAACATCAACGGCAATCCCACGGCCACCGACGACAACGGGTTCATCTCCCGCGTCAGGCCCGACGGGCGGATCGCGACGCTGAAGTGGATCGACGGCGCGGGCGCCGCGGTCACCCTGAACGCGCCGAAGGGCATGGCCATCAGCGGAGAGATCCTTTACGTCACCGACATCACCGCGATCCGGATGTTCGACCGCCGCACGGGGGCGCCGAAAGGCTCGGTGGCCGTGCCCGGGTCGACCTTCATGAATGACGCCGCCGCGGGCCCCGACGGGTCGGTCTACTTCACCGACAGCGGCCTCAAGCCGGACTTCAGCCCCTCGGGGACGGACGCCGTCTACCGGCTGCGCAACGGGGCGCTCTCCACCGTGGCCAAGGGCGCGCACCTCAAGACTCCCAACGGGATCGCCGTCCTGCCCGGCGGGCGGCTGGTGGTCGTCACCTTCAGCCAGGGCGGCGAGATCTACGAACTGACCGCGGACGGCCGGCAGCGCCCGCTCCCCAACCTGCCGAAGGGGCAGTTGGACGGCGTCGTGGCGCTCCAGGGCGGCGTGTTCCTGGTGAGCAGCTGGGCCGCCGCCGCGGTCTACCGCGTCACCGGCGCGACGGCGGAGGTGCTCGTCCCCAACGTGGAGTCGCCGGCCGACATCGGCTACGACAGCCGGCGCGACCGCGTCCTCATCCCGCTGTTCCAGAAGAACCAGGTGGTGATTCAGCCGCTGCGCTAA
- a CDS encoding aldo/keto reductase, which yields MRRRPFGWTGVPVPVIGQGTWHLERDGRMQAVAALRAGLDAGMTHIDTAEMYGSGRVEEIVGEAIAGRREQVFLASKVLPDHATFEGVRRACEASLRRLRTDYLDLYLLHWPGAHPLEGTIRAFERLVRDGKIRFWGLSNFDVEDLEEALRLAGPGRIACNQVVYHLRQRAIEHRVIPWCEAHQVAVVGYSPFGSGHFPSAAGPAGRILAEVAARRGATPRQVALAFLTRRESLFAIPKASTIDHVRENAGAGDLVLSPAEIARLEEAFPLGRPPRSLPMI from the coding sequence ATGCGCCGGCGACCCTTCGGGTGGACGGGCGTGCCGGTTCCGGTCATCGGGCAGGGGACCTGGCACCTGGAGCGGGACGGTCGGATGCAGGCCGTGGCGGCCCTGCGGGCGGGGCTGGATGCAGGGATGACCCACATCGACACGGCCGAGATGTACGGGAGCGGCCGGGTCGAGGAGATCGTCGGGGAGGCGATCGCCGGCCGCCGCGAGCAGGTCTTCCTGGCATCCAAGGTCCTGCCCGACCACGCCACCTTCGAAGGGGTCCGCCGGGCCTGCGAGGCCAGCCTCCGGCGCCTGCGCACCGATTACCTCGACCTCTACCTGCTGCACTGGCCCGGCGCCCATCCGCTGGAAGGGACCATCCGGGCCTTCGAGCGGCTGGTCCGGGACGGCAAGATCCGTTTCTGGGGCCTGAGCAACTTCGACGTCGAGGACCTGGAGGAAGCCCTGCGCCTGGCCGGACCCGGGCGCATCGCCTGCAACCAGGTTGTCTATCACCTCCGCCAGCGCGCCATCGAGCACAGGGTCATCCCCTGGTGTGAGGCTCACCAGGTCGCGGTGGTGGGCTACAGCCCCTTCGGATCGGGGCACTTTCCGTCGGCCGCCGGCCCCGCCGGCCGCATCCTTGCCGAGGTCGCCGCCCGACGCGGGGCCACGCCGCGCCAGGTGGCGCTGGCCTTCCTGACGCGGCGGGAGTCTCTGTTCGCCATCCCCAAGGCCTCCACGATCGACCACGTCCGCGAGAACGCCGGCGCGGGCGACCTGGTCCTCTCGCCCGCAGAGATCGCCAGGCTGGAAGAGGCCTTTCCCCTGGGGCGCCCCCCGCGCAGCCTCCCCATGATCTGA
- a CDS encoding RraA family protein: MTEFPQEIIDGFRSVATASVSDAVDRVVKRPGFMSHEIKPVFPAKIAGPAVTVLERAALDSQPPHHALQAIDEAAPGAIIVIGMEDPQAARDVAQWGGLMTAGAVARRLGGAVLDAGVRDIEEIRQAGFPVFSRTVIPSTTVGRYITVGLNLPVVCGGVLVRPGDLLVGDTDGVVVVPAEAAAEVLRAAREIEETERRMAEAIGRLGSIRKAVQEFARI; the protein is encoded by the coding sequence GTGACAGAGTTCCCGCAGGAGATCATCGACGGCTTCCGGAGTGTGGCCACGGCCTCGGTGTCGGACGCAGTGGACCGGGTCGTCAAACGCCCCGGGTTCATGAGCCACGAGATCAAGCCGGTGTTCCCGGCAAAGATCGCGGGGCCGGCGGTGACCGTCCTGGAGCGCGCCGCGCTGGACAGCCAGCCGCCCCACCACGCGCTGCAGGCCATCGATGAGGCGGCCCCGGGGGCGATCATCGTCATCGGCATGGAGGATCCCCAGGCGGCGCGCGACGTGGCCCAGTGGGGCGGCCTGATGACGGCCGGCGCGGTGGCCCGCCGGCTCGGCGGCGCCGTGCTGGACGCCGGCGTGCGGGACATCGAGGAGATCCGCCAGGCGGGCTTTCCGGTCTTCTCGCGAACGGTCATCCCCAGCACCACCGTGGGACGGTACATCACGGTGGGGCTCAATCTCCCGGTGGTCTGCGGGGGCGTCCTGGTGCGCCCCGGCGACCTCCTGGTGGGGGACACGGACGGCGTGGTCGTCGTCCCGGCCGAGGCGGCCGCCGAGGTGCTGCGCGCGGCGCGGGAGATCGAAGAGACGGAGCGCCGGATGGCCGAAGCCATCGGCCGCCTGGGGTCGATCCGCAAGGCGGTCCAGGAATTTGCCCGCATCTGA
- a CDS encoding NrtA/SsuA/CpmA family ABC transporter substrate-binding protein, whose amino-acid sequence MRRKGVVIVLTALLLAVGAPWTSGAPALPKIRVGIVAAIDQLGTPVALDRGFFEKWGLDVTIATPFPTGVDLLNALQAGEIQMGQVGVPLIGAVLRGMDLVILGNYSGSSSRLGGDNTMAVVSRPGTNITSIRDLRGKRIAVSFGTISHLYILGVLERARLSVNDVTLVNTPPAEMPVALRGGAVDAFATWDPWPVIALREIPGTYEVVRGGGFIGFMGFIVATRQWALQNQETVEKFLAARAEADQFMRANPVKTAEIAVRWLTGMRPEVALRGVRNNLPTLDIRISYYNYLALHNGMTTLHRLGFLPGVFDVNKVFHPEPMLNVMRRYPNLFSDLPPIPPSAMVGPGYVFKAP is encoded by the coding sequence ATGCGACGCAAGGGAGTCGTCATCGTCCTGACCGCGCTGCTGCTGGCGGTCGGGGCGCCGTGGACATCCGGCGCGCCCGCCCTGCCCAAGATCCGGGTGGGCATCGTGGCGGCGATCGATCAGCTGGGCACCCCGGTGGCGCTGGACCGCGGGTTCTTCGAGAAATGGGGACTGGACGTGACCATCGCCACCCCCTTCCCGACAGGGGTCGACCTCCTGAACGCCCTGCAGGCCGGCGAGATTCAGATGGGTCAGGTCGGCGTGCCGTTGATCGGCGCCGTCCTGCGCGGGATGGACCTGGTCATTCTCGGCAACTACAGCGGCAGCAGCAGCCGGCTCGGCGGCGACAACACCATGGCCGTCGTCAGCCGGCCGGGGACCAACATCACGTCCATCCGCGACCTCCGGGGCAAGCGGATCGCCGTCTCCTTCGGGACCATCAGCCACCTGTACATCCTCGGCGTGCTGGAGCGGGCGCGGCTCTCCGTGAACGACGTGACGCTGGTGAATACCCCGCCCGCCGAGATGCCGGTGGCCCTGCGCGGCGGGGCGGTGGACGCCTTCGCCACCTGGGATCCCTGGCCCGTGATCGCCCTGCGGGAGATCCCGGGCACCTATGAGGTGGTCCGCGGCGGCGGGTTCATCGGGTTCATGGGCTTCATCGTCGCCACGCGGCAGTGGGCCCTGCAGAACCAGGAGACCGTGGAGAAGTTCCTGGCCGCCCGGGCCGAGGCCGACCAGTTCATGCGGGCCAACCCGGTGAAGACGGCGGAGATCGCCGTCCGCTGGCTGACCGGGATGCGACCGGAGGTGGCCCTGCGCGGCGTGCGGAACAATCTCCCGACGCTGGACATCCGCATCTCGTACTACAACTACCTGGCGCTGCACAACGGCATGACCACGCTGCACCGCCTGGGATTCCTGCCGGGGGTCTTCGACGTGAACAAGGTCTTCCATCCGGAGCCGATGCTGAACGTCATGCGACGGTATCCGAATTTGTTCAGCGATCTGCCGCCGATCCCGCCCTCGGCGATGGTCGGGCCGGGGTACGTCTTCAAGGCGCCGTAG
- a CDS encoding ABC transporter permease, translating into MRQTGAAVLRVPRPPRRLAEVARAVAWFVAPFVALGLVWTAVIEVYDVPLRVFPAPTDVAGALRQQAASGALGNHIWQSLRRVFVGGTLAILTSVPLGVAVSTNRVVAAFFAPILRFFSVLAGIAWIPLATLWFGYGFGAITFIIFNAVFFVVVYNTMLGVSRIPLALRNAARSLGAGPWQILTEVLLPGALPNIVTGIRTGMGFAWRGLIAAEIIATNAGLGYMLFLARDFYRTEVIVLGMILIGAIWVALDRLVLAPLERRTIERWGLTRRVT; encoded by the coding sequence GTGAGGCAGACCGGGGCCGCGGTCCTGCGGGTGCCGCGGCCCCCCCGCAGGCTGGCGGAGGTGGCCCGGGCGGTGGCGTGGTTCGTCGCCCCCTTCGTCGCCCTCGGGCTGGTCTGGACGGCGGTCATTGAGGTCTACGATGTCCCGCTGCGGGTGTTCCCCGCGCCGACAGATGTGGCGGGCGCCCTCCGCCAGCAGGCGGCCAGCGGGGCGCTGGGCAATCACATCTGGCAGAGCCTGCGCCGGGTCTTCGTGGGCGGCACGCTGGCCATCCTGACCAGCGTGCCCCTCGGCGTGGCCGTCAGCACGAACCGCGTGGTCGCCGCCTTCTTCGCCCCGATCCTGCGATTTTTCTCCGTGCTGGCCGGCATCGCCTGGATCCCGCTGGCCACCCTGTGGTTCGGTTACGGGTTCGGCGCCATCACCTTCATCATCTTCAACGCCGTGTTCTTCGTTGTGGTCTACAACACCATGCTGGGCGTCAGCCGGATTCCCCTGGCTCTGCGGAATGCGGCCCGGTCCCTGGGTGCCGGACCCTGGCAGATTCTCACGGAGGTCCTGCTGCCCGGGGCGCTGCCCAATATCGTCACCGGCATCCGCACCGGCATGGGCTTCGCCTGGCGCGGATTGATCGCCGCGGAGATCATCGCCACGAACGCCGGACTGGGCTACATGCTGTTCCTGGCCCGGGACTTCTACCGGACCGAGGTGATCGTCCTGGGGATGATCCTCATCGGCGCCATCTGGGTCGCCCTCGACCGGCTGGTGCTGGCCCCGCTGGAGCGGCGCACCATTGAGCGGTGGGGGCTGACGCGACGCGTGACGTGA